From one Candidatus Thermoplasmatota archaeon genomic stretch:
- a CDS encoding tRNA (guanine(10)-N(2))-dimethyltransferase, which translates to MIGKEGKTKILLYGKVKDKGPGIKRDKFYNPAMKLDRDLCVLFCWYAVKNGCKKFLDGLGATGVRGIRIANEVEGIDMHINEINPVSYEIIKKNAEINNLKINAMNGDIRMLCRNKYDYIDIDPYGSPAPFALSAFERMRGKGFAAFTATDKATLCGVYKSTCIRRYGAVPMHGEGMKEIGLRILIGFLVRTAAMKGYGAYPVFLYSHDHYFRVYLRLEKGARKGGEAVKKIGWICRDNGWKTRKFCNERGEKWAGPLWIGSLNDKDVVEFMAEKAENKRNKKLLEIIKEEVDAPPMYYDGSSICKRLKIVQPKLLDIIGRLREKDFFASRTHFSPIGFKTDANVKEIEKVFRQLQQ; encoded by the coding sequence ATGATAGGTAAGGAGGGCAAAACAAAAATTTTATTGTATGGAAAGGTTAAAGATAAAGGTCCTGGAATCAAAAGAGATAAATTTTATAATCCGGCGATGAAGCTGGACCGTGACTTATGCGTTCTATTCTGCTGGTACGCAGTAAAAAACGGATGCAAAAAATTTTTAGATGGACTTGGAGCGACTGGTGTCAGGGGCATAAGGATAGCAAATGAAGTTGAAGGAATAGACATGCACATAAATGAAATCAATCCCGTTTCATATGAAATAATAAAGAAGAATGCCGAGATTAATAATTTGAAGATAAATGCAATGAATGGGGATATAAGGATGCTTTGCCGTAATAAATATGACTACATAGATATCGACCCCTACGGTTCTCCTGCGCCTTTTGCTCTCTCTGCTTTTGAAAGAATGAGAGGGAAGGGCTTTGCTGCATTTACCGCCACAGATAAAGCTACTCTCTGTGGGGTTTATAAAAGCACGTGCATCAGGCGATATGGGGCGGTTCCTATGCATGGCGAAGGCATGAAAGAAATCGGGCTGAGAATACTCATAGGCTTTTTGGTCAGGACTGCCGCAATGAAGGGTTACGGTGCATATCCAGTTTTTTTGTATTCCCACGACCACTATTTCAGGGTGTATCTGCGTCTGGAGAAAGGAGCTAGAAAAGGGGGCGAGGCGGTGAAGAAAATAGGCTGGATTTGCAGAGATAATGGATGGAAAACAAGGAAATTTTGCAATGAAAGGGGGGAGAAATGGGCTGGTCCTCTGTGGATTGGTTCGTTAAATGATAAAGATGTTGTTGAGTTTATGGCGGAAAAAGCAGAAAATAAAAGAAACAAAAAATTGCTGGAGATTATAAAGGAAGAGGTTGATGCTCCTCCAATGTATTACGATGGTAGCTCTATATGCAAGCGGCTTAAGATAGTGCAGCCAAAACTTTTGGATATTATAGGAAGGCTGAGGGAGAAGGATTTTTTTGCGTCAAGAACTCATTTTTCCCCAATCGGTTTCAAGACCGATGCAAATGTGAAAGAGATCGAGAAAGTCTTCAGGCAGTTACAGCAGTAG
- a CDS encoding NTPase, which yields MVLTPKIGITGAPRVGKTEGLINVIRRLENEFVFGGMITESIERKGERVGFKVIDWLTKKEGIFAHVDLDTIYRVGKYRIDLKVLEKIGIPAIQNAIDDENVDIIIIDEVGKMELESKKFREAVRRALDSDKPLLLTLHKKSRDSLLQDIRNMDNVRILELTPVNRNILPYKIDRILKEGFR from the coding sequence ATGGTACTTACACCAAAAATAGGGATAACAGGTGCGCCAAGAGTGGGCAAAACGGAAGGCCTCATAAATGTTATAAGAAGGTTGGAAAATGAGTTTGTGTTCGGGGGAATGATAACGGAAAGTATTGAGCGGAAAGGGGAAAGAGTTGGATTTAAGGTTATAGACTGGCTTACAAAAAAAGAAGGAATTTTTGCTCATGTTGACCTAGATACAATTTACCGCGTGGGCAAATATAGGATAGATCTGAAAGTGCTTGAAAAGATCGGCATACCGGCCATACAGAATGCGATAGATGATGAAAATGTTGATATCATAATTATAGATGAAGTTGGAAAAATGGAACTGGAAAGCAAAAAATTCAGGGAGGCGGTTCGCAGAGCTTTGGACTCTGATAAGCCTCTGCTCCTTACACTCCACAAAAAATCAAGGGATTCGCTATTGCAGGACATAAGAAATATGGATAACGTCCGCATATTAGAACTAACCCCTGTCAATAGGAATATATTGCCATATAAGATAGACAGAATTCTGAAAGAAGGATTTAGATGA